From a region of the Odoribacter splanchnicus DSM 20712 genome:
- a CDS encoding mechanosensitive ion channel family protein has product METFTRWVYYFLESLGLDLSYMTNLNRLIVLVLIAVLAFLTDWICRKGIVRLVRKVTQKTKVTWDDLLFNDRVMNNFCHILPPVVVYILLPIAFPDGSDALAFIRKLCMVYIIAAALRFINIFLGVIFQLATQKEVFRDRPLKGVYQIIQVALFFVGSICIIAVLIEKSPIHLLAGLGASAAILMLVFKDSIMGLVSGVQLSANDMLRPGDWITMPKYNADGTVIEVTLNTVKVRNFDNTIITIPPYALVSDSFQNWRGMRESGGRRVKRSVNLDVNSVCFCTPEMLERYKKIVILKEYIEQTEQKVQQYNQQQGIDDSVPVNGVHQTNLGVFRAYLELYLKNLPVVNSDLTYMVRQLQPTEKGIPLEVYFFSREKDWVPYEKIQADVFDHIFAVVPYFGLKVFQNPSSADIVRVLERV; this is encoded by the coding sequence ATGGAAACATTTACGCGGTGGGTGTATTATTTTTTGGAGTCTTTAGGTCTCGATCTCAGTTATATGACTAATCTGAATCGCCTGATTGTTCTTGTATTGATAGCCGTATTGGCTTTTCTGACAGATTGGATTTGCAGGAAAGGGATTGTACGGTTGGTGCGTAAGGTTACCCAAAAGACAAAGGTGACCTGGGACGATCTGTTGTTTAACGATCGGGTCATGAATAATTTCTGCCACATCCTGCCGCCTGTGGTAGTATATATACTTTTGCCGATCGCTTTCCCCGACGGATCGGATGCCCTGGCGTTTATCCGAAAGCTGTGTATGGTGTATATTATAGCGGCTGCTTTGCGGTTTATCAACATTTTTCTGGGAGTCATATTCCAGTTGGCCACACAGAAAGAAGTATTTCGTGACCGGCCTCTGAAAGGTGTCTACCAGATTATTCAGGTCGCTTTGTTTTTTGTCGGTTCGATTTGCATTATTGCTGTATTGATCGAGAAATCTCCTATCCATCTTTTGGCTGGTTTGGGAGCTTCGGCTGCTATTTTAATGTTGGTTTTCAAGGATAGTATCATGGGCCTTGTTTCCGGAGTGCAACTTTCGGCCAATGATATGTTGCGCCCGGGGGATTGGATTACGATGCCTAAATACAATGCCGACGGTACGGTGATCGAAGTGACTCTGAATACAGTGAAAGTCCGTAATTTCGACAATACGATTATTACGATCCCGCCTTATGCATTGGTGAGTGATTCGTTTCAAAACTGGAGGGGCATGCGGGAGTCCGGTGGACGTCGCGTGAAACGTTCTGTCAATTTGGATGTGAATAGTGTCTGTTTCTGTACCCCGGAAATGCTGGAAAGATATAAAAAGATCGTTATTTTAAAGGAATATATCGAGCAAACCGAGCAGAAAGTACAACAATACAATCAGCAGCAGGGGATCGACGATTCTGTGCCGGTCAATGGAGTACACCAGACAAACCTGGGCGTTTTCCGGGCTTATCTCGAATTATACCTGAAAAATTTACCTGTCGTAAATTCTGATTTGACGTATATGGTCCGGCAATTACAACCGACCGAAAAAGGAATCCCTTTGGAGGTGTATTTCTTCTCCAGAGAGAAAGATTGGGTGCCTTATGAGAAAATCCAGGCCGATGTTTTCGATCATATTTTTGCGGTAGTTCCTTATTTTGGTCTAAAAGTATTCCAAAATCCTTCTTCTGCAGATATAGTCCGGGTTTTAGAAAGAGTGTGA
- a CDS encoding efflux RND transporter permease subunit: MIGFLLKRPVAVIMSTIAFLVLGAVAMFQLPVSLMPDVDIPEISIHYTQDNASVNEMENSITNLLRGQLQQIPSLSDITSESREGSGTITMKFEYGTSIDYAFIEVNQKVDAAMNSFPKEMQRPTIIKASTSDIPVFYIQLNLKKLESDIKFLEFCEFADAVLKKRLEQLPDVAMVDISGMYQPEMYILPDEAKMKSLNITQDQLKEAIDQNNRVSGSLSIRDGYYQYNIKFTSQLMSVEDVREVYLNIEGRLMQVKDIAEVGIRPRDKRGMFVNGEKQSLCMAVIKQSSARMSEMKEKVSEMLENFETEYPDIEFSVSRDQAALLNYSITNLQQSLVWGIILAVFIMLFFLRDARSPMIIGISIPVSVVISVLFFQLIGLSINTISLSGLIMGVGMMIDNSIIVIDNINQRRERGDSLFVACADGTAEIFRPLLSSVLTTCAVFVPLIFLGGVAGALFYDQAVAVGVGLFVSLIVSLTIVPVIFFLLFKRAHEDGKISNFVKRISFKHLDKYYTIVYHFVFYHRHKTMLIVAVLVLLGAATAFFTKVERMPPVEINEMLIRTDWNNSIHVDENYNRVQDIIRQFKGRCTEISCHIGEKQFFLNPEDNGNINEAEFYIKTTDNESLKVLVGDITAYIKKNYPEARVEPAKVENLFEQLFKGEDAPLIIYLSGESARKIEELSKINAFIDHLNEEMPGLKLNKPAVQERIVVHILPERLALYKVNQNVLLNTLEKNISKVSIGKLNTGNLYIPIVITENEHTIRDILNEVYVSNSDRKYIPVAALTDLSMEYDYKKIFGKKEGVVVPVQVYHTGDSIQEIIKTVRTEAVKANLDPHFGGAYFEGNETFWQMLMIVIVALLMLYFILASQFESLTLPLIVLIEIPIDVAMTLLALWICGISLNLMSMIGIVVMSGIVINDSILKIDTIIRLQQQGFPLLEAIHEGGVRRLKPILMTSLTTIFALIPFLWGDDIGSQLQRPLAVAMISGMTIGTLVSLYWVPLCYYYLVRKKGE, from the coding sequence ATGATTGGTTTTTTACTCAAACGTCCCGTCGCGGTAATCATGAGCACCATTGCCTTTTTGGTATTGGGGGCAGTGGCTATGTTTCAGCTACCGGTTTCATTGATGCCGGATGTAGATATTCCCGAGATCAGTATACATTATACTCAGGATAATGCCTCGGTCAATGAAATGGAAAACAGTATCACCAACTTACTGAGAGGGCAGCTGCAACAGATTCCGTCATTATCGGACATTACTTCCGAATCCAGGGAAGGGAGCGGAACGATAACCATGAAGTTCGAATACGGCACTTCGATCGATTATGCTTTTATCGAGGTCAATCAGAAAGTGGATGCTGCGATGAACAGCTTCCCTAAAGAGATGCAACGGCCTACGATTATTAAAGCTTCGACTTCGGATATTCCTGTATTTTATATTCAGTTGAATTTAAAAAAATTGGAATCGGATATCAAATTCCTGGAATTTTGCGAATTTGCCGATGCCGTTTTGAAAAAGCGGTTGGAGCAATTGCCGGATGTCGCGATGGTGGATATTAGCGGGATGTATCAGCCCGAAATGTATATCTTGCCCGATGAAGCCAAAATGAAGAGTCTGAATATTACCCAAGACCAATTGAAAGAAGCTATCGATCAAAATAACCGGGTGTCGGGAAGCTTGTCGATCCGGGACGGTTACTACCAATATAATATAAAATTTACCAGTCAGCTGATGTCGGTCGAAGATGTCCGGGAGGTATACCTGAATATCGAAGGGCGTCTGATGCAGGTGAAAGATATTGCCGAAGTGGGCATACGGCCGAGAGATAAGAGAGGGATGTTCGTGAATGGCGAAAAACAATCCCTGTGTATGGCGGTGATCAAACAATCGAGTGCCCGGATGTCGGAGATGAAAGAGAAAGTCAGTGAAATGCTGGAAAATTTTGAAACAGAATATCCGGATATCGAATTTTCCGTATCGCGGGATCAGGCTGCCTTACTGAATTACTCGATTACGAATTTGCAGCAGAGTTTAGTATGGGGGATTATCCTGGCTGTGTTTATTATGCTGTTTTTCTTGCGGGATGCCCGTTCACCGATGATTATCGGGATCAGTATACCGGTTTCTGTGGTTATCAGTGTACTGTTTTTCCAGTTGATCGGTTTGTCTATCAATACCATTTCTCTGTCCGGTTTGATCATGGGGGTGGGGATGATGATCGATAATTCGATTATCGTCATCGATAATATCAACCAGCGAAGGGAACGGGGAGATTCGCTGTTTGTGGCTTGTGCGGACGGTACGGCCGAGATTTTCCGTCCCCTGTTGTCTTCGGTGTTGACGACTTGTGCGGTATTTGTGCCGTTGATATTTCTGGGAGGAGTTGCCGGGGCTTTGTTCTATGACCAGGCGGTAGCTGTAGGTGTCGGGCTTTTTGTCTCGCTGATCGTTTCGCTGACGATTGTCCCTGTCATTTTTTTTCTTCTCTTTAAAAGAGCACATGAAGACGGAAAAATCAGTAATTTCGTCAAACGGATCAGTTTTAAGCATCTGGATAAGTACTATACGATTGTCTATCACTTTGTGTTCTATCACCGCCATAAGACCATGCTGATCGTGGCTGTGCTGGTATTGTTGGGTGCTGCTACGGCTTTTTTCACTAAAGTGGAACGGATGCCTCCGGTAGAAATCAATGAAATGTTGATCCGGACAGACTGGAACAATAGTATTCATGTCGATGAAAATTATAACCGGGTGCAGGATATTATCCGGCAGTTTAAGGGACGTTGTACTGAAATATCCTGTCATATCGGTGAAAAACAGTTTTTCCTGAATCCCGAGGATAACGGTAATATCAATGAGGCGGAGTTTTATATAAAAACTACCGATAATGAAAGCCTGAAAGTTTTGGTCGGGGATATAACCGCTTATATTAAGAAAAACTATCCGGAAGCCCGGGTAGAACCGGCGAAGGTGGAAAATCTGTTCGAACAGTTGTTTAAGGGAGAAGATGCTCCTTTGATCATTTACCTCTCGGGAGAATCTGCCCGCAAGATAGAGGAACTATCGAAAATTAATGCATTCATCGACCATTTGAATGAGGAAATGCCCGGACTGAAATTGAATAAGCCTGCCGTACAGGAAAGAATCGTAGTCCATATCTTGCCCGAACGTTTGGCGTTGTATAAAGTGAATCAGAATGTGTTGCTGAATACGTTGGAAAAGAATATCAGTAAGGTCAGTATCGGAAAATTGAATACGGGGAACCTTTATATTCCGATTGTCATTACTGAAAATGAACATACGATCCGGGATATTCTCAACGAGGTGTATGTGTCTAATTCGGATAGGAAGTATATTCCGGTAGCTGCGTTGACCGATTTGTCAATGGAATACGATTACAAGAAAATTTTCGGGAAAAAAGAAGGAGTCGTCGTGCCTGTTCAGGTTTACCATACAGGAGATAGCATCCAAGAAATTATAAAGACGGTGAGGACAGAAGCGGTAAAAGCTAATCTGGATCCTCATTTCGGAGGGGCTTATTTCGAGGGGAATGAGACTTTCTGGCAGATGTTGATGATCGTAATCGTGGCCTTGCTGATGCTCTACTTTATTTTAGCCAGTCAATTCGAATCGTTGACATTACCTTTGATCGTATTGATCGAGATTCCGATCGATGTGGCGATGACTTTGCTGGCATTGTGGATTTGTGGGATCTCACTGAATCTGATGTCGATGATCGGTATCGTGGTCATGAGTGGTATCGTGATCAACGACTCGATTCTGAAGATCGATACGATCATCCGGCTTCAACAACAGGGATTTCCTTTGCTGGAAGCCATTCACGAAGGTGGGGTGAGGCGGTTGAAGCCGATTCTGATGACGAGTTTGACTACTATTTTTGCTTTGATCCCTTTTTTATGGGGTGACGATATCGGTTCCCAATTGCAGCGGCCGCTGGCGGTAGCTATGATCAGCGGGATGACGATCGGTACTCTGGTCAGTCTGTATTGGGTACCTCTGTGTTATTATTATTTAGTTAGAAAAAAAGGAGAATAG
- a CDS encoding efflux RND transporter permease subunit — MKLSAFSVNTIFVVLMLLGISLIPVLSLQLLPSSRSNDLSVSFSWDNAGPELLEMEVTTKLEGALARTRGLREIVSETGNGWGTIRLSIDKEENIDAIKLYLGSVVRSVKSGFPEGVQVSEVRGGEYSSGKEAKKERQLLLTYGISGPGTTQDVSRFAEDNISNIVSTMPGIESVTVTGAVPMEWVLIYDQQVLENIGISASDIRSALNNYYMRRDGGKVLIDTVPAKEYAYIIFRGNPLSHEIDMLNMPIKTLGDRIVLLKDIATLDYREKSPSSYYRINGLNQLNINIFAEKNANVIDLSAKVRDKMDLLEKDFGGKYSLQMAYDASKELEDELNQTLFRTLLTILILLIFVFLVSRDFRYLLIIAVSLAANVLIAFVFYYFLKVEIHIYTLAGITVSFGIIIDNVIVMADHYRHHRDRKVFMAILAATLTTMGALTVIFNMDNEIMRNMWDFTTVIIVNLSVSLFVALFFVPALMEKIPLRKKEARVRVARKRKVVKFTWKYKRFIGFTWRFRKAWVILAILGFGLPVFMIPSSVDRDKSYAETYNRIFSSEWFLTIRPWMDKLLGGSLRLFVEGGKGEWRQNDNNDRIRTSLSVVMTMPHGATLEQMNEAFMKVENFVSGFQEVDLFTTSISSANEGRMKITFKEEAEMTGFPERLKNELVRYCNSIGNADSQISGVGRSFSNSLGDGYRSEGLKVVGYNYRQVMKYAEVLKNKLSENRRVKKLYIGNARNPEKMREFVVKVDKAKLARNNSNVNDIMWRLRSLSYARDEYTTAYIDNEQTSIVIRPKNTVETSIWEMQNYPVQGDKATFRLSDVGTIQYEDTFDKITKTNQEYDVSVQYDFIGDYMLSNKVKERVMKEMNQSMPIGFRVKEGRDYWGGYWKMSNGFDRRILYILLVFGIIYFICAILLESLKQAMIVMLIVPLSFIGCFLGFYCFGLVFNEGGLAAFILMCGLSVNAVLYIQNDYNNKIIAGKARGLQTYLSAWNAKIIPILLTVISTILGFIPFLIGSNVADFWISLAIGTMSGLIFSVLVLMIYLPLFFMRKEDKAGCRRKNSGMKEGGRKWLSHIELNKIRGFIKH; from the coding sequence GTGAAATTATCTGCTTTTTCTGTCAATACTATTTTTGTCGTACTGATGCTTTTAGGGATCAGTCTGATTCCTGTGTTGTCTTTGCAGTTGCTCCCTTCTTCCCGTTCGAACGATTTGTCGGTATCTTTCTCTTGGGATAATGCCGGCCCCGAATTACTGGAAATGGAGGTGACGACCAAATTGGAAGGGGCTTTGGCGCGGACGAGAGGGTTACGGGAAATTGTTTCGGAGACCGGGAATGGCTGGGGAACAATCAGGCTTTCTATCGATAAAGAAGAAAATATCGATGCCATTAAACTGTATCTGGGGTCTGTCGTCCGTTCGGTGAAAAGCGGATTCCCGGAAGGAGTACAGGTGTCGGAAGTACGTGGAGGAGAATACAGTTCCGGTAAAGAAGCTAAAAAAGAACGGCAGCTTTTATTGACTTACGGTATTTCAGGGCCTGGTACTACTCAGGATGTCTCCCGTTTTGCGGAAGACAATATCTCGAACATCGTCTCTACCATGCCGGGGATAGAAAGTGTGACGGTAACCGGGGCTGTTCCCATGGAATGGGTACTGATTTACGATCAGCAAGTGCTTGAAAATATCGGTATCAGTGCTTCCGATATCCGCTCGGCTTTGAACAATTATTATATGCGCCGGGATGGGGGAAAAGTATTGATCGATACCGTTCCTGCCAAAGAATATGCTTATATTATTTTCCGGGGTAATCCGCTGAGTCATGAGATCGATATGCTGAATATGCCGATCAAGACACTGGGGGATCGGATTGTTTTATTGAAAGATATCGCAACCCTGGATTATCGGGAGAAGTCTCCTTCCTCCTATTACCGGATCAATGGTCTGAATCAGTTGAATATCAATATTTTTGCAGAAAAGAATGCTAATGTGATCGACCTTTCGGCCAAAGTCAGGGATAAGATGGATTTGTTGGAAAAGGATTTCGGCGGAAAATATTCTTTGCAGATGGCTTATGATGCCAGTAAGGAACTGGAAGATGAATTGAACCAGACGCTTTTCCGGACCTTATTGACGATTTTGATTCTGCTGATTTTTGTGTTTCTGGTGAGCCGGGATTTCCGCTATTTGTTGATTATCGCCGTTTCTTTAGCTGCTAATGTGCTGATTGCTTTTGTTTTCTATTATTTCCTGAAAGTAGAAATCCATATTTATACTCTGGCAGGGATAACTGTGTCGTTCGGTATCATCATCGATAATGTGATCGTTATGGCCGATCATTACAGACATCATCGTGACCGGAAAGTATTTATGGCTATTCTGGCTGCGACGCTGACGACGATGGGGGCTTTGACCGTCATTTTCAACATGGACAATGAGATCATGCGGAATATGTGGGATTTTACTACGGTTATCATTGTCAATTTGTCCGTATCGTTGTTTGTAGCTCTTTTCTTTGTACCGGCTTTGATGGAAAAAATACCGTTGCGGAAAAAAGAAGCCAGAGTGCGTGTTGCCCGCAAGAGAAAAGTTGTAAAATTTACCTGGAAATACAAGCGGTTTATCGGGTTCACCTGGAGATTCAGGAAAGCATGGGTGATTTTGGCTATTCTCGGATTCGGATTACCTGTATTTATGATTCCTTCTTCAGTGGACCGCGATAAGTCGTATGCCGAGACCTATAACCGAATCTTTAGCAGCGAATGGTTTCTGACGATCAGACCCTGGATGGATAAGCTGTTGGGAGGAAGCCTGCGCTTGTTCGTGGAAGGAGGAAAAGGGGAGTGGAGGCAAAATGACAATAACGACCGTATCCGGACCTCCCTGAGTGTAGTGATGACAATGCCGCATGGAGCGACGCTGGAACAAATGAACGAGGCATTTATGAAAGTGGAAAATTTTGTCTCCGGATTTCAAGAAGTCGACCTTTTTACGACGAGTATCAGTTCTGCTAACGAGGGAAGAATGAAAATCACCTTTAAAGAAGAAGCCGAGATGACCGGTTTCCCCGAGAGGCTGAAGAATGAGTTGGTGCGTTATTGTAATTCGATCGGGAATGCCGATTCACAGATTTCCGGAGTCGGAAGGAGTTTTTCCAATAGCCTGGGAGACGGTTACCGCAGTGAAGGGCTGAAGGTGGTGGGATATAATTACCGGCAAGTGATGAAGTATGCCGAAGTCTTGAAGAACAAGCTATCTGAAAACCGCCGGGTGAAGAAATTATATATCGGAAATGCCCGGAATCCCGAGAAAATGAGGGAGTTTGTGGTGAAAGTCGATAAAGCTAAACTGGCCCGTAATAATTCGAATGTCAATGATATTATGTGGAGATTGAGGAGTTTGTCTTATGCCCGGGATGAGTATACTACGGCTTATATCGATAACGAACAGACTTCTATTGTTATCCGGCCCAAAAATACGGTGGAGACCAGTATCTGGGAGATGCAGAATTATCCGGTACAGGGCGATAAAGCCACTTTCCGTTTGAGTGACGTCGGCACAATCCAATATGAGGATACGTTCGATAAGATCACGAAAACGAATCAGGAATACGATGTATCGGTACAATATGATTTTATCGGGGATTATATGTTGTCGAATAAGGTGAAAGAGAGAGTGATGAAGGAAATGAACCAGAGTATGCCGATCGGTTTCCGGGTGAAGGAAGGCCGGGATTATTGGGGAGGATACTGGAAGATGAGCAATGGGTTCGATCGGCGTATTCTGTATATCTTATTGGTATTCGGTATAATTTATTTTATCTGTGCCATCTTGCTCGAATCCTTGAAGCAAGCGATGATCGTAATGCTGATCGTGCCTTTGTCGTTTATCGGCTGTTTTTTGGGTTTTTACTGTTTCGGGCTGGTATTTAACGAAGGGGGATTGGCGGCCTTTATCCTGATGTGCGGATTATCGGTGAATGCGGTGTTGTATATTCAGAACGATTATAATAATAAGATCATTGCGGGAAAAGCGAGAGGGTTACAAACTTATTTGAGTGCCTGGAATGCGAAAATTATTCCGATTCTGCTGACGGTTATTTCCACAATTTTGGGATTTATCCCTTTCCTGATCGGAAGTAACGTGGCCGATTTTTGGATCAGCCTGGCGATCGGGACGATGAGTGGCCTTATTTTTTCTGTATTGGTGTTGATGATTTATCTGCCTTTGTTTTTTATGCGTAAGGAAGATAAAGCGGGATGCAGACGGAAAAACAGTGGGATGAAGGAAGGGGGAAGAAAATGGTTAAGTCATATTGAATTGAATAAGATACGGGGATTCATAAAGCATTGA
- a CDS encoding efflux RND transporter periplasmic adaptor subunit, with protein MNKIAFFALMLALGLVGGCGNKKEEKKEEKDLARISQKQDKIEVKAAKVRLAPFEMELVSNGKVNARRKAVLAFITNDVVRKVHVKNGERVKKGDPIVSVDELKAGQQLEAARLSWEKAKLELRGRLMNEGINSLEDTLDERVISKTRLENIKLQIGYTSAAKEYEKAVYDYSNITVYAPFDGVIADLEVKEYNQSSAYKEVCSVIDDATMEIVFNVLETEIAHLKAGMEVEITPYANDKVTLKGTVTEVNPKIDENGMVKVRATTDNPEAVLVDGMNVSILAKRQIADKLIVPKTAVLPRQGRKVVFVYENGRAIWKYVETGFENSREVCIESGLKEGEEAIYENNLGLSHECEVTLINKKE; from the coding sequence ATGAATAAAATCGCTTTTTTTGCATTAATGCTCGCCTTGGGGCTTGTCGGTGGTTGTGGAAATAAGAAGGAGGAGAAAAAAGAAGAAAAAGATTTGGCCCGGATCAGCCAGAAACAGGACAAAATCGAGGTGAAAGCAGCAAAAGTCCGGCTGGCTCCCTTTGAAATGGAATTGGTCAGTAATGGCAAAGTTAATGCCCGTCGGAAAGCGGTTTTGGCTTTTATCACGAATGATGTGGTCAGGAAAGTACATGTGAAAAATGGAGAAAGGGTGAAAAAAGGAGATCCCATCGTGAGCGTGGACGAACTGAAAGCCGGTCAGCAGTTGGAAGCCGCCCGCCTGAGCTGGGAAAAAGCGAAGCTGGAATTGAGGGGACGGCTGATGAATGAGGGGATAAATTCATTGGAAGATACGCTGGACGAACGTGTAATCTCTAAAACCCGGCTGGAAAATATCAAATTACAGATCGGTTATACCTCTGCGGCTAAAGAATATGAAAAAGCGGTGTACGATTATTCGAACATCACGGTGTATGCTCCTTTTGACGGCGTGATCGCCGATCTGGAGGTGAAGGAATACAACCAGTCCTCTGCCTATAAAGAGGTTTGTTCGGTAATCGACGATGCTACCATGGAGATTGTGTTTAACGTACTGGAAACCGAGATCGCCCATTTGAAGGCAGGGATGGAAGTAGAGATTACGCCTTATGCAAACGATAAAGTTACCCTGAAAGGCACGGTGACTGAAGTGAATCCGAAAATCGATGAAAACGGTATGGTGAAAGTCAGGGCTACAACCGATAATCCCGAAGCAGTGTTGGTGGATGGAATGAATGTCAGTATATTGGCTAAACGGCAAATCGCCGATAAATTGATCGTCCCGAAAACAGCGGTGTTGCCGCGGCAAGGGAGAAAAGTCGTGTTTGTCTACGAGAACGGCCGGGCTATATGGAAATATGTCGAAACAGGATTTGAAAATAGCCGGGAAGTGTGTATCGAATCGGGATTAAAAGAGGGGGAAGAGGCTATTTACGAGAATAATCTGGGGTTGTCGCACGAGTGTGAGGTGACGCTGATAAATAAAAAGGAGTAG
- a CDS encoding O-antigen ligase family protein: MVSDNRWVATTKGIVVFLLTALLFVFWYDRDRELAESHVTAVRFGFYRVIWIEVLCGIAVAWCVRKKFRFRLPDAGVLLLGGYVLLRSVYGDGMVGYRTELWILFVILYFLLRLLSSLCRNAVTVMLWTLMGAGLVETIYGFGQLYGWFASGHSLYRLTGSFFNPGPYSGFLVMVLPVVLFYCLSVYPGRQKSVGEWRYKLESGFVWGILLLILSILPAGMSRSSWLAAVAGCGVVTAFYYRIRKQLKELGRKLGKKAWWVAGIGVVCLLLLFSGLYLMKKDSADGRRLMWKIAGRAIAENPWGGCGLGYFGGAFGKAQAAYFTTEEASEQEEWVAGSPEYGFNEYLQLGVELGIVGSILFLLTVGLAVRQLLYSSRPEKGAVLGGLTAFSVFACFSYPLSVIPLVIVFVLFMALAGTLDDRKLPAEERKRTVGAWFVMGASLLMAGIIWRLTEHKEEWKQAYIRWGEEQRYFSMDIFEETVDHYRDLYPFLKDQPKFLFEYGQCLSKTGQYEEGIRILTEGTRLSADPMFYNIMGKDAEALKHFGQAEACFKQASYMVPHRLYPLYLLAKMYFESGQPEKGRDMARQVIQKEPKVMSDAVKEMKAELEERLKP, from the coding sequence ATGGTTTCGGATAATCGGTGGGTTGCCACAACTAAAGGGATCGTGGTGTTTTTGTTGACTGCACTGTTGTTTGTATTTTGGTACGATCGTGATCGTGAGCTGGCAGAAAGCCATGTAACGGCCGTGCGTTTCGGTTTCTATCGGGTGATTTGGATAGAAGTTTTGTGTGGTATTGCAGTGGCTTGGTGCGTTCGGAAAAAATTTCGTTTTCGCCTGCCGGATGCGGGGGTATTGTTGTTGGGGGGATATGTCCTGCTGCGTTCGGTTTATGGGGATGGGATGGTCGGTTATCGGACAGAATTATGGATTTTGTTTGTGATCCTTTATTTTTTATTGCGTCTGCTTTCTTCGCTTTGCCGGAATGCCGTCACGGTGATGTTGTGGACGCTCATGGGAGCGGGATTGGTAGAGACGATTTATGGGTTCGGACAATTGTATGGTTGGTTCGCCTCGGGGCATTCGCTTTACCGGCTGACAGGATCTTTTTTTAACCCGGGGCCTTATTCGGGATTTTTAGTGATGGTATTGCCGGTCGTTTTGTTCTATTGTTTATCGGTGTATCCCGGTCGGCAAAAGAGTGTCGGTGAGTGGAGGTACAAGTTGGAGTCCGGCTTTGTATGGGGGATACTGTTGTTGATTTTGTCTATTTTGCCGGCCGGAATGAGCCGGAGCAGCTGGTTGGCGGCGGTTGCCGGATGCGGGGTGGTAACGGCATTTTATTACCGGATCAGGAAACAGCTGAAAGAGCTGGGACGAAAACTGGGAAAAAAGGCTTGGTGGGTAGCGGGTATCGGTGTGGTGTGTCTGTTGCTGTTGTTCAGTGGACTTTATCTGATGAAAAAAGATTCGGCCGATGGACGCCGTTTAATGTGGAAAATCGCTGGTCGGGCGATAGCCGAAAATCCTTGGGGGGGATGTGGATTGGGCTATTTTGGCGGTGCATTCGGGAAAGCGCAGGCTGCTTATTTTACCACGGAGGAAGCCTCGGAACAAGAAGAGTGGGTGGCCGGCTCGCCGGAATACGGGTTTAATGAATATTTGCAGTTGGGGGTGGAATTGGGGATTGTCGGGAGTATCCTTTTCTTATTGACTGTCGGGTTGGCGGTCCGGCAATTGCTCTATTCTTCCCGTCCCGAGAAAGGAGCGGTGTTGGGAGGGCTGACAGCCTTTTCGGTGTTCGCCTGTTTTTCTTATCCGTTGAGTGTGATTCCTTTGGTGATTGTATTCGTTCTGTTTATGGCGCTTGCCGGTACGCTGGATGACCGGAAACTGCCTGCGGAGGAACGAAAAAGGACTGTGGGTGCATGGTTTGTCATGGGAGCTTCTCTCTTGATGGCAGGTATTATCTGGCGATTGACGGAGCATAAGGAGGAATGGAAGCAGGCTTATATCCGTTGGGGAGAGGAACAACGTTATTTCAGCATGGATATTTTTGAGGAAACGGTAGATCATTACCGGGATTTATATCCTTTTTTGAAAGACCAGCCGAAATTTCTTTTCGAGTATGGACAGTGTTTGTCGAAAACCGGGCAATATGAGGAAGGGATTCGGATTCTGACAGAAGGTACACGGCTCAGTGCCGATCCGATGTTCTATAATATTATGGGGAAAGACGCCGAAGCCTTGAAGCATTTCGGACAGGCTGAAGCCTGTTTTAAGCAGGCTTCCTATATGGTGCCTCATCGTTTATATCCCCTCTATTTATTGGCGAAAATGTATTTCGAAAGCGGACAACCGGAGAAAGGCCGTGATATGGCCCGGCAGGTGATTCAGAAAGAACCCAAAGTGATGTCGGATGCCGTAAAAGAAATGAAAGCAGAATTGGAAGAAAGACTGAAACCATAG